One segment of Sphingomonas telluris DNA contains the following:
- a CDS encoding cold-shock protein, translating to MPIGTVKFFNDDKGYGFIAPEDGGSDAFVHISAVERAGMRTLQKEQRVSYELEQGRNGKLSAVNLQSA from the coding sequence ATGCCCATCGGCACAGTAAAGTTTTTCAACGACGACAAGGGATACGGATTCATCGCCCCCGAAGACGGCGGCAGCGATGCGTTCGTGCATATCTCCGCCGTTGAGCGGGCCGGAATGCGCACGCTCCAGAAGGAACAGCGCGTCAGCTACGAGCTGGAGCAGGGCCGCAACGGCAAGTTGAGCGCCGTGAACCTGCAGTCCGCGTAA